The Desmonostoc muscorum LEGE 12446 genome includes a region encoding these proteins:
- a CDS encoding LmeA family phospholipid-binding protein has translation MPDEHRLEEQLLSQEAERRISEKLDEVEEIEIDIQTDLLKIVQGQADGVSVAGEGLVIQQDIRVEKITLQTDGIDINPLSALFGEIKLNQPVNAIAKITLTEADINRALSSEFIRKQMQNFELNVDGEIVSFEPQQIQVFLPGAGKIEFRGKVLLKEMGNTRPFAYTAIARPRTHSQPAMLESFNCTEGEGVSIEIITAFMQKAKDLISIPYFTWEDMMFRIKDLKVEIGNLILMVEAQVKQIPSSDVVPL, from the coding sequence ATGCCCGATGAGCATAGATTGGAAGAACAATTATTATCTCAGGAAGCTGAAAGAAGGATATCCGAAAAATTAGATGAAGTAGAAGAAATAGAAATAGATATACAAACCGATCTGTTGAAAATAGTTCAGGGACAAGCAGACGGGGTTTCGGTTGCAGGTGAAGGATTAGTTATTCAACAAGACATTCGCGTAGAGAAAATAACGCTGCAAACAGATGGTATTGACATCAATCCCTTAAGCGCTCTTTTTGGTGAAATAAAACTCAATCAGCCAGTGAATGCCATTGCTAAGATTACACTGACAGAAGCAGATATTAACCGCGCTTTGTCGTCAGAGTTTATTCGCAAGCAGATGCAAAACTTTGAGTTGAATGTAGATGGCGAAATTGTGAGTTTTGAACCGCAACAAATTCAGGTATTTTTACCTGGTGCTGGCAAAATAGAATTTAGAGGAAAGGTATTGTTAAAGGAAATGGGAAATACTCGGCCTTTCGCTTATACTGCGATCGCTCGTCCACGTACCCATTCACAACCCGCAATGTTGGAGAGTTTTAACTGTACTGAGGGAGAGGGTGTTTCAATAGAAATAATTACAGCATTCATGCAGAAAGCCAAAGATTTGATAAGCATACCATATTTTACATGGGAAGATATGATGTTTCGTATCAAAGATTTAAAAGTAGAAATTGGTAATTTAATACTTATGGTAGAAGCTCAGGTAAAGCAAATACCATCATCAGATGTAGTACCTCTTTAG
- a CDS encoding ABC transporter substrate-binding protein: MFKLFRYVSIFLITACLLFACYASSPTELKRPLLKVQFASFIGEYPGIIAQEKGFFKAQGVDVELIYKRYTQLERANFSAGKYDGITASLGSFIILSATNPDIQGVLVIDESTGADVVVAQPQIKSVADLQGKKLGANLGGFSEVFVTEMLKSSNFTSDDVKLVKLEALEIPQGLKNNVIQAGHTWQPHLSEAIKLGGHILFTSKQTPGLILDMIIFRNDTIRDRPEDVRAFVRGWLQAASYWRANVQEGNAIVSKALKIPSNTLSLEGVNLTDLAENQKLFQSGNPNSIYKTAKIYADFFIRSGNVTRIPELKSLFNSSFLNPPS; encoded by the coding sequence ATGTTTAAACTATTCAGATACGTTAGTATTTTCCTCATTACCGCCTGTTTACTATTTGCTTGTTATGCTTCATCACCGACCGAATTAAAACGCCCTCTCTTGAAAGTACAATTTGCATCTTTTATTGGAGAGTATCCAGGCATCATTGCTCAAGAAAAAGGATTCTTCAAAGCCCAAGGTGTAGATGTTGAACTAATTTATAAACGATACACCCAATTGGAAAGAGCAAATTTCAGTGCGGGTAAGTATGATGGTATTACAGCGTCCTTGGGAAGTTTTATCATCTTGAGTGCCACAAATCCTGATATACAAGGCGTGCTGGTTATAGATGAATCAACAGGAGCAGATGTAGTAGTCGCCCAACCACAAATAAAAAGTGTCGCTGACTTGCAAGGGAAAAAGCTAGGTGCAAATCTAGGCGGTTTTAGCGAAGTTTTCGTGACTGAGATGTTGAAAAGTTCCAACTTCACCAGCGATGATGTGAAATTGGTTAAATTAGAGGCTTTAGAAATTCCTCAAGGCCTGAAAAATAATGTTATTCAAGCCGGACACACTTGGCAACCCCATCTTTCTGAAGCGATTAAATTAGGGGGACACATCCTATTTACCAGTAAACAAACCCCTGGCTTGATTTTAGATATGATTATCTTTCGCAATGATACAATCCGCGATCGCCCCGAAGACGTTCGTGCATTTGTGCGAGGATGGTTGCAAGCCGCAAGCTACTGGAGGGCAAATGTTCAGGAAGGAAACGCGATCGTCAGCAAAGCGTTAAAAATTCCCAGCAATACACTTTCTCTGGAGGGAGTAAACCTAACTGATTTAGCTGAAAATCAAAAATTATTTCAATCTGGCAACCCTAACTCCATCTACAAAACTGCCAAGATATATGCAGACTTTTTTATTCGTTCGGGAAACGTGACGCGCATTCCTGAGCTAAAAAGTTTGTTCAATTCTTCCTTTTTGAACCCTCCCTCCTAG
- a CDS encoding diguanylate cyclase domain-containing protein: protein MQHHLLGGIRRKLIASFLIVALIPLLLLAFINKQTTEKALTENARQALSAAANETANRIDAFIDGNLNAVRVEAILPGSARYLSLTPKQRDDSPEMQLAIETLIRLSRKDMLNVLSYALLDLNGKNVLDTHTSNIGKDESVQDYFQKPLQTGLSFVSSMKRCLRRATPTPKIPDLVTLFFSSPVRNAKGDILGVLRVSYNATVVQQLVTRETERAGAKSFAILLDENNIYLAHSTAPNLLFKSIVPLPLDVVTQLQREGNLPNYPVQELATNESNLKQALDNKQPYLIASLDATGNQVNLIAIARLKYKPWSVLFAQPLAVALAPVEKQIRNTMLLFAIIASVVTIIAFAIGQLLTKPIIYLTNIVFQFTAGNLDIRAKLSSKDEIGQLAASFNNMALQLQTSFETLEQRVQERTAELVIAKEKAEDANQKLEQLVNLDGLTQVANRRCFDGRLQAEWKRLAREQQPLSLILFDVDKFKSYNDCYGHLGGDDCLITIAQTVQQTVYRPADLVARYGGEEFSVLLPNTDLAGAITVGENIQQAIHHRAIPHAQSDIKDIVTVSLGIACVIPTCDIKPDTLIASADKALYNAKQQGRDRYCILLT from the coding sequence ATGCAGCATCATCTTTTGGGCGGCATCCGTAGAAAGTTGATCGCCTCGTTTCTGATTGTTGCTTTGATTCCTTTGCTGTTATTGGCATTTATCAACAAACAGACAACTGAAAAAGCACTAACTGAAAACGCCCGACAAGCCCTATCTGCGGCAGCTAACGAAACCGCTAACAGAATAGATGCCTTTATTGATGGAAATCTCAATGCCGTGCGCGTAGAGGCGATTTTACCAGGTTCGGCACGCTACCTCAGCCTAACTCCAAAACAGCGAGATGACAGCCCCGAAATGCAATTGGCGATAGAAACATTAATTCGTCTGAGTCGCAAAGATATGCTCAATGTTCTCTCTTATGCTTTGCTCGACTTAAACGGGAAAAATGTATTGGATACACATACATCGAACATTGGCAAAGATGAATCAGTTCAAGATTATTTTCAAAAACCACTGCAAACAGGGTTATCCTTTGTTTCTAGCATGAAGCGATGCCTACGGCGGGCTACGCCTACGCCAAAAATTCCTGACCTTGTTACCCTGTTTTTTAGCAGTCCGGTTCGCAATGCCAAGGGAGATATATTGGGTGTATTGCGTGTTTCATACAATGCTACTGTTGTCCAGCAGTTAGTAACTCGAGAAACTGAACGGGCTGGGGCAAAATCTTTTGCTATTCTTTTAGATGAAAATAATATTTATCTGGCACATAGCACTGCACCAAATCTGCTTTTTAAATCAATTGTACCTCTGCCTTTGGACGTTGTAACTCAACTGCAACGGGAAGGGAATTTGCCTAATTATCCTGTGCAAGAATTGGCAACTAATGAGTCAAACCTTAAGCAAGCATTGGATAATAAACAGCCGTATTTAATTGCATCTTTGGATGCAACAGGTAATCAGGTTAATCTGATTGCGATCGCTCGTTTAAAATATAAACCTTGGTCTGTGTTGTTCGCACAGCCCCTTGCTGTTGCCCTAGCACCTGTAGAAAAGCAAATTCGTAACACAATGTTGCTATTTGCAATTATTGCTTCAGTAGTGACAATCATCGCTTTTGCCATTGGGCAACTGTTAACAAAACCAATAATTTACCTTACGAATATAGTTTTCCAGTTTACCGCAGGTAACTTAGATATCCGCGCCAAACTTAGCTCAAAAGACGAAATAGGTCAACTGGCAGCATCGTTTAACAACATGGCACTTCAGTTACAAACATCTTTTGAAACTTTGGAACAACGGGTACAGGAGAGAACAGCAGAATTAGTAATTGCTAAAGAAAAAGCAGAAGATGCAAATCAGAAACTAGAACAACTGGTAAATCTAGATGGTTTGACTCAGGTGGCTAACCGTCGCTGCTTCGATGGACGACTGCAAGCAGAATGGAAACGCCTTGCAAGAGAACAACAACCCCTGTCACTGATTTTATTCGATGTTGATAAATTCAAATCTTACAACGACTGCTATGGTCATCTTGGAGGCGATGATTGTCTAATCACAATAGCGCAAACAGTACAACAGACAGTTTATCGTCCTGCCGATCTAGTAGCGCGTTACGGTGGAGAAGAATTTTCGGTACTCCTACCCAATACTGACTTAGCAGGGGCAATCACAGTAGGAGAAAATATTCAACAAGCAATTCACCATCGGGCTATTCCCCATGCACAGTCTGATATCAAGGATATCGTCACAGTTAGTTTGGGTATTGCTTGTGTCATACCCACTTGCGACATCAAGCCAGATACACTCATCGCTTCAGCCGATAAAGCACTGTACAATGCCAAACAACAGGGGCGCGATCGCTATTGTATTCTTTTGACGTAA
- a CDS encoding PEP-CTERM sorting domain-containing protein, with amino-acid sequence MMSTFTRSPLTATIIALASLTITATSSQAASIDFSTWETFGDVTTPSLGETNLSNDGLVADDFPATSGTFSFSGIAALDAFGSLQDFLGVSSNALDVDGFAWEGSAIKSTYFAQAGEKFNFNWNFLTNESSFNDFAFLVVDGTVTKLADFTNATNVSSFFNQETGVTSFSYTFNDSKNYTVALGVVDSDDFSTTSALKVSNANIQEVPEPSTMLGSFLALGFATKIVRRFRNQARA; translated from the coding sequence ATGATGTCAACTTTTACACGTTCACCTCTGACCGCAACCATCATCGCCCTTGCAAGTCTCACAATTACTGCTACTTCTTCCCAGGCTGCTAGTATTGATTTCAGCACTTGGGAAACATTTGGTGATGTCACTACACCTAGCTTAGGTGAAACTAACCTATCTAACGATGGTTTGGTGGCAGATGACTTTCCTGCTACTTCTGGTACATTCAGTTTCTCAGGTATTGCCGCTCTTGATGCTTTTGGATCTTTGCAAGACTTCCTGGGCGTTAGTTCTAATGCTTTAGATGTCGATGGCTTTGCGTGGGAAGGGTCTGCAATCAAATCCACATATTTTGCTCAAGCTGGCGAGAAATTCAACTTCAATTGGAACTTTCTCACTAACGAAAGCAGCTTTAATGATTTTGCTTTTCTTGTGGTGGATGGTACTGTAACCAAGCTGGCTGACTTCACAAATGCAACTAACGTCTCTAGTTTCTTCAATCAAGAAACAGGGGTTACTTCTTTTAGCTATACTTTCAATGATTCTAAAAACTACACCGTAGCCCTTGGGGTCGTGGACTCAGATGATTTTAGCACTACATCAGCCCTGAAGGTGAGTAATGCCAATATCCAAGAAGTGCCAGAACCAAGTACTATGCTGGGTTCGTTTTTAGCGCTGGGGTTCGCTACTAAAATAGTACGGCGGTTCCGCAATCAAGCGCGAGCATAG
- the crtO gene encoding beta-carotene ketolase CrtO, which produces MQEYDVVLIGAGHNGLVCAAYLLKAGYSVLLLEKRSVPGGAATTEECLPQEAPGFKFNLCAIDHEFIHLGPVVEELELEKYGLHYLECDPVVFCPHPDGKYFLGHKSVEKTCAEIARYSDRDAKKYAEFTDYWQRALGAMIPMFNAPPKSIIDIVGNYDITKMKDLFSVIGSPNKTLDFIRNMLTSAEDLLNEWFDSEFLKAPLARLASELGAPPSQKTLAIGAIMMAMRHNPGMARPRGGTGALVQALVNLVTSKGGVILTDQHVEKVLIDDGKAVGVRVAGGKEYRAKHGVISNIDAQRLFLQMTDKSEVDGVEPDLYERLERRIVNNNETILKIDLALDEPLRFPNHDHKDEYLVGSILIADSVAHVEQAHSKCTLGEIPDADPSMYVVMPSYLDPTLAPAGKHTLWIEFFAPYQIAGAEGTGLKGTGWTDELKNKVADRVIDKLANYAPNVKNATIARRVESPAELGERLGAYKGNYYHVDMTLDQMVFFRPLPEIANYKTPIDNLFLTGAGTHPGGSISGMPGRNCARVFLQAKHPISQTLKDARDSIKSTVGSVFGII; this is translated from the coding sequence ATGCAAGAGTATGATGTTGTGCTGATTGGTGCTGGACATAATGGGCTAGTTTGTGCAGCTTACTTATTGAAAGCTGGCTATAGTGTCCTGTTACTAGAAAAGCGTTCCGTTCCAGGCGGTGCAGCAACAACTGAAGAATGTTTACCACAAGAAGCTCCTGGATTTAAATTTAACTTATGCGCTATTGACCATGAGTTTATTCACTTGGGGCCAGTTGTTGAAGAATTAGAATTAGAGAAATATGGCTTGCATTATTTAGAGTGCGATCCAGTTGTTTTCTGTCCCCATCCTGATGGCAAATATTTCTTAGGACATAAGTCAGTAGAAAAGACTTGTGCAGAAATCGCTCGTTATAGCGATCGCGATGCTAAAAAATACGCAGAATTTACCGACTACTGGCAAAGGGCTTTGGGTGCAATGATTCCCATGTTTAACGCACCGCCAAAGTCAATTATAGACATCGTTGGTAACTATGACATCACAAAAATGAAAGATTTGTTTTCTGTCATTGGTTCGCCAAACAAAACGCTGGACTTTATTCGCAACATGTTAACCAGCGCCGAAGATTTACTTAACGAGTGGTTTGATTCCGAATTTCTGAAAGCGCCACTAGCTAGACTAGCATCAGAACTTGGTGCGCCTCCATCACAAAAAACCCTGGCTATTGGTGCAATTATGATGGCAATGCGTCATAATCCAGGGATGGCTAGACCTCGCGGTGGTACTGGCGCACTTGTGCAAGCTTTGGTGAATTTAGTCACAAGTAAAGGTGGTGTTATTCTCACAGATCAGCACGTTGAAAAAGTTTTAATTGATGATGGCAAAGCTGTAGGTGTGCGAGTAGCTGGCGGTAAAGAATATCGTGCTAAACATGGGGTCATTTCTAATATTGATGCTCAGCGGTTGTTCTTACAAATGACTGATAAAAGCGAAGTTGATGGAGTTGAACCTGACTTATACGAAAGATTAGAACGCCGCATCGTTAACAATAACGAAACTATCCTTAAGATAGATTTGGCTTTAGATGAACCGTTGCGCTTTCCAAACCACGACCACAAAGATGAATATCTCGTTGGGTCGATCTTAATTGCAGATTCCGTGGCTCATGTAGAACAGGCTCATAGTAAATGTACCTTGGGAGAAATTCCTGATGCTGACCCATCAATGTATGTGGTGATGCCTAGCTACCTAGACCCCACATTAGCACCAGCAGGCAAGCATACCCTGTGGATTGAGTTTTTCGCCCCTTATCAAATTGCTGGTGCAGAAGGTACTGGTTTGAAAGGTACGGGTTGGACAGATGAATTGAAAAACAAAGTTGCAGACAGGGTGATTGATAAGTTAGCGAACTATGCACCCAACGTGAAAAATGCAACTATCGCCCGTCGTGTAGAAAGTCCAGCAGAACTCGGAGAAAGATTAGGTGCATACAAAGGGAATTATTACCATGTTGACATGACCTTAGATCAAATGGTATTTTTCCGTCCCTTGCCCGAAATAGCGAACTACAAAACCCCAATTGACAATTTGTTTCTGACTGGTGCAGGAACTCATCCAGGCGGTTCCATTTCCGGAATGCCGGGACGCAATTGTGCCCGTGTGTTTTTACAGGCAAAGCATCCCATCAGCCAAACTTTGAAGGATGCACGGGATTCGATTAAGTCTACTGTCGGGTCAGTATTTGGGATTATTTAA